The nucleotide window GATGCTGAAGTACTGGGACGAGTTCTGCACCATGATGTTCGCCACCGTCGGCTCGATCAGCTTCGAGCCCGAGCCGGAGGACGACACCGAGCAGCCGGGTCCGGGCCCGGCCGGTGCCGAGCCGGTCGGCACACTTCAGAATTCCGGGTGGAAGTAACGTGGCCGGTGAACGCCCCAACCTCCGAGCCCTGGTGGGTCACGATCCGACCCCGGGCAACGTCGAGGAGACCCGCAGCCTGGCCCGTCAGTTGGACTCCTTAGCATCCGACCTGAGCACAGCCGTGGGCGAACTGGCGCTGATCGACATCGGCCAGTGGAAAGGCAAGTCGGCGCTCGCCTTCCGTGACCACGTCTCCCACGACGTTCAGCCGCTGATCGTCAAAGCCCAGCAGTCATTCGCCGGCGCCTCGAACGCGATGTCCAAGTGGGCCAGCCGCCTCCAGGGCTTCCAGGACGAGGCAGACGCACTGGACCGCCAGGTCGCCAGCCATCAAAACGTCTTGGACGCCGCCAACAAGGCAGCCCGCACACCGAGCCCCGCCCCGAACCCTTCGCCGTCCGGCAGCGACCATCCGGACAAGCAGAAGGAAGCCGCGGTCACCGCTGCCAAGGACGCTCTGAACAGCCTCAAGCAGCGGGTACTCGACCTGGAGCACGCTTATCGGCAGGCAGCCAAGGCCATCGCGGACCAACTCGTATCGGCCGGCCACATCTCGCCGGCAAAACCGGGGCTGCTCCACAGCATCCTGCACGGTGTCGAGAGCGCCTGGGAGGCGACCACGCACTGGGTGAAGGAACACGCAGAGCTGATCAAGATGATCGGTGACGTCCTGGGCACCATCTCGGCGGTGTTGGGGGCGATCGCGATCTTCACCGCTCCCTTCGAGCCGATCGGGGCCGTTTTCGCCGGCCTGGCCCTCGGTGTCGGCCTTGGTGCGCTGGGCGCGCACGCGCTGGCGAAAGCGGGCGGAGCGGATGTGTCGTGGTCCACGCTCGCCTTGGACACGCTGGGCGTACTGCCCGGCGTGAAGGGTCTCACCATGGGCGCCAAGATGGCGAAGGGCGCTTCGGCCGCGGAACGTGTGGCCGAGTTGGGCGGCACGGGGTTCAAGGCCGTGACGAAGGAAAGCAGGATCTTCAAACTGTTCGGCAAGTCGGTCGAGAGCGACTTCATCAAGGGAGAAGGCCTGGGCAACCGCGCACGCACAGCTGTCGAGGGTCAGCTTCAGTTCATGCGTGAGAACCAACTGGTCGGAACGAAGCTCATCAACCCCATCAGCCGGAAACTCGCGGGTTACGAATTCAAGGCGATGTCGACCGCCTCGCGGGCAGTGGACGGCGGAATCAAGATCGCTACCCACGCCATCACCGCGCCTCGCGAACTCATCAAGGACTGGAAAACCGTCGAGAAGTCCAATCCGATCGCAGTCCAGGATTTCAAGGTGGCATCGAAAGCGTTTGCCTGGGCCGCATCGGTGTGATGGCCATGGACACCACGGCCACGACCGAACACGAACTGACCGCGGCAGACCTGCCGCCACTCCTTCTCGCACTTCCCGCCGGCTTCCATCCGTTGCCCCTCGGCACCGAGGGGGCCGAACGCGAGGCCGCTGTATCGGCTTTGGTAAGAGAGATCTTCCCGAGAGGGAACGAAACCTTGTGGGCCGGCTTCGCCGGTGTGTACTCCGACACGGTCGAAATGATGCTCGACGCCGAACTGTCGTTCGCTGCCGTGGGGTTCTTCGACGTAGGTGACGGCAACGTGGGCCAGTGCAGCCTCACAGTCGCCGCCACCGTCTCCGGGCACGCTTCCCCCGAGACCGCCGCAGACGGCATCTGCGAGATACTGTCCAGGACATCGGAAGCCGAAGTGCAGCGTCTGGACCTGCCGTGCGGACCCGCCGTCCTCGCTGTCAGCGGCCGGGAAATCACCGTGGACGCGAGGGCGACGACGACCGGCGAGGACACGGTGGTGCGTACCAGGCAATTGCAGGTCATGGTGCCCTTCCCGACCGGTCCCTATCTCGCGGTGTTCACCATGGAGACACCCGCCATGCAGCACTGGGAGGACTTTTCCACAATGATGAGCGAGATCATGCGGTCGGTCGCCTTCCCGGAGCAGGATGCGGAGAATGCGGATGGCTGAGTACACGGGACCCGAGGAAGTGGTGCTGGGTCAGCAGCCCGTTTTCTTCAGCTCGAGGGACCGTTTCGGGCGAGCCGATCACCGGTCCTACCGGGATTTCAGACGGACCGACATCGAGCCTCATCTGCCGGGCTGGCCTCCGCGGCGTATGGACAACCCTGCTGTTTCGGTGACGAAGCAGACCGGGAAGTTCCTGGCCGAACTCGTGGGGGAAGTGCTCACAGGGCTCGCGGGGCCCTCGTCCGGCCGGAGGACGACCTCTCCGGACGAACGGGACACCCCGAACGAGGTGGACGACCTCGTCGTCATGTGGGCCGATCCGGGCACGGTCGCGCGGGACGCGCCGTGGCAGCTCGATCCGTCCCGACGGCCGCCCCGTTACCGGACCTTGCTGGTGGTCACCGACCGTCGCATCGTCGTGGTCGGGCGTCCCGGTGGAAAGGACGCCGTCGAGGGCGAGGAAGTGCTGTGGCAGGTGCCGCGCAGCCTCATCGCCCATGCCGAGGTGCGTCCGTTCGGAGGCGCCGACGGAGAGGATCTGCGCATTCACTTCACGGACGGGTCGTGGGTGCGGCTGGCCAACGGCGCCACACTGTGCAAACACCTGGAGGCGTTCCGGCGCTGACCCGCCAGGAACCCCACTCGCCCGATCACAGCAGGCTGGAACGAGGTCATATCCCCATGGACTGGTATCCCAACGCCGGTGAGACCTCGCTTCTGCGGTCCCGGATCTCGTTCGCGACAGGTTTCGCGGACCCGGTCAGCGGGATGCGGTGGTTCCGCGACACACAACGCCGGGACATCCAGGTGGAGGTGACCGGCTGGCCACCCGGCCCGCGGTTCGAACCGCACAGCAAGGCCGAGCAGACCGCGGCACGCGGCGCCCGCGGGCTGGCCAAGGGCATTCCGTTCGTCATCGACGTGGCGCTCCACTTCCTCGGGTCCAACGGCCCGCTCTTCGGTAACAAGATCGAGGGTGGGCGCGGGGAGCCGCAGGACCCGGCCGACGAGGTCGAGGACTTCCCCGTGATGTGGGCGGCCCCCGGCACGCTGGCCCGTACCCTGCCGTGGCAGCTCGACCCGCGTCGGCGTTCAAGGCAGTACCGCACCGACCTGGTCGTCACGGACCAGCGGCTGCTCATCCTCGGGAACGGGCCGGACGTGCACGCCCAGGCAGAGGTGTTGTGGGAGGCGCCGGCGGATGTCGTGGCCGACGCGGTGGCCAAGCCGTTCAGCGAGAA belongs to Streptantibioticus cattleyicolor NRRL 8057 = DSM 46488 and includes:
- a CDS encoding putative T7SS-secreted protein, producing MAGERPNLRALVGHDPTPGNVEETRSLARQLDSLASDLSTAVGELALIDIGQWKGKSALAFRDHVSHDVQPLIVKAQQSFAGASNAMSKWASRLQGFQDEADALDRQVASHQNVLDAANKAARTPSPAPNPSPSGSDHPDKQKEAAVTAAKDALNSLKQRVLDLEHAYRQAAKAIADQLVSAGHISPAKPGLLHSILHGVESAWEATTHWVKEHAELIKMIGDVLGTISAVLGAIAIFTAPFEPIGAVFAGLALGVGLGALGAHALAKAGGADVSWSTLALDTLGVLPGVKGLTMGAKMAKGASAAERVAELGGTGFKAVTKESRIFKLFGKSVESDFIKGEGLGNRARTAVEGQLQFMRENQLVGTKLINPISRKLAGYEFKAMSTASRAVDGGIKIATHAITAPRELIKDWKTVEKSNPIAVQDFKVASKAFAWAASV